ATCCAGGTGATATACCGCCTGTCCCTGGATGGTCTTCGACGGGAAATCTACGTTGAGTTTAAAATCGATGTGCTTGATTGTTGCTTGTTGGGGTTTGACGTACGAATGCGGATCATGAGCTGCCATGCTGGACTTCCTCGCAAGAATCGTAGTCGCGGACAGATAGAGAATATCACACAGCACCACAGAAGGTAAATGGTCTTCACGGCACGTATGCATGAGAAGGCAGCCGGGTTTCGTCCATCGGCTCGGTCGGCGCGACGTAAAACACGAATCATACGTAAATAGAAATAGAAAGTGACGTATTCCGCAACACTTGGGATATCATATACGAGAGGAGTTTTTCATGGACAATCGCACGAAACAATACCGATTAAATTCGCTGATCGGTGCAGTCTTGATCGGGCTGGGTGCAATCTTGCTGCTCGGAGAGATCTTCAACGTTCGATTGGGATTTTTCCTGTGGCCCTTCTTTATCATCGTTCCGGGATTGGCCTTTTTCTACTTCATGGCACAAGGCGGGAAGAATGCCGCCCCGCTGGCGATTCCCGGGAGCATCATCACCACGACAGGCTTGCTTCTCCTGTACCAGAGCATCACCAATCACTGGGAAAGCTGGGCGTATGCCTGGGCGTTGATATTCCCCACGTCCGTCGGCATCGGCTTGTACATTTCCGGCCTCAGGGGAGAAATCTCGGCGGGCTGTTCTTCGAGATGATTTTCCACATCAGCGGCGCCAGAACCCATCGGGTCGTCTGGCCGGCAATCCTCATCGTCGCCGGCCTCTACATGGTCGCGGAGCAGCTGGGCCTGATCCCGACGCGGAAAGCATCGGATTCGAGCGAGTTCAAAGAAATTGAGGAAGAGGGATAGAAGATGGAAGAAAAAGAAAGGACATTCCGTTATCGTTCGTTGTTTTGGCCGATCGTATTCATCGGCGTCGGGCTGCTCTGGCTGTTGGCGAATCTCAATCTCATCCCCAGGGAAGGCTGGCTGACGCTGCTCCGATTTTGGCCGATATTCTTGATCGCCATCGGCCTGGATATCATGCTCGGTCGGCAATCGCGGCTCATCGGGGGAGCGATCGGCATCAGCGTCGTCGCCCTGGCGCTCGTGTTGGCACTCGCAGGTCCCCAGATGGGATTTGTCCCCTCGACAAGCGCCACGACGGACGTCATCGCCGAACCGCTGGGCGCCGCCGAAACTGCACAGATCGACCTCGATCTGAGTCTCGGCGAAACCACGATCGAGGCGCTGGAGGATTCCACCAATCTGTTGGAAGCGGAAATCACCCATCTCGGCGACCTGGAATTCTCCGTCCGCGGCGAGCAGGAGAAAATCATCCGCCTGAGCGAACAGGAGCACAATCTGAGTTTCAATTGGTTCGACATCTTCGAGGATCAGAATCTGCGCTGGGACGTCGCCCTGTCGCCTGCGATTCCGTTGAACGTCAGCATCGACGGCGGCGTTGGGGAATCCGGGCTCGACTTCAGCCAACTCGAGATCATCAATCTCCAGATCGACAGCGGCGTGGGCGATATGACCATCACCCTGCCGGCGACCGGTTCGAAATATTCGGTGGACGTTGAGGTCGGCGTCGGGCGTGTGGAACTGCGCCTCGAAGACGGCATCGATGCGGCTCTCGACATCGAAGGCGGTGTCGGTGACACCATCATCGTCGTTCCGCCGGGAGTCGGCGTGAAACTGATCGGTGAAATCGGCGTGGGCAACATCAACGTCCCCGGTTCGTACAGCCACACGAGCACCGATGAAGACCGCGTCGTCGGCGAAAGCGGAGTCTGGGAATCATCGAATTTCGATGACGCCGCGCACAGGATAACGATCACATTCAACGGTGGCGTGGGTAACCTCACCCTGCGTTGAACATCCGCGTAAAAACGAACGATTGGTTCTACCAAAACGAGATGAGTGCCCGGACGAATATCGACCGGGCACTTAATATGCCTTCAATGGCTATGCGCAAATCAGACGCTCGCGTTGTTTATCGTCAAGGAATTCGAGCAATACCTCCCTACTCTGAATCCGGCGTCCGGCCCAGCACCTGCTGCGCCAAACGTACCGCCGCCACGGCGTCTGCGGCGTATCCGTCGGCGCCGATTTCCTGCGCCCAGGCCGCACTGACCGGCGCACCTCCAACCAGAACCTTCACGTCTTCGCGCAACCCCGCCACGGACAACGCTTCGATCACTTCGCGTTGGACGACCATCGTCGTGGTCAACAAGGCAGACAATCCCAGGATGTCGGCGTTCGTATCGCGCACGCAGTCCACAAAGGTCTCGACGGGTACGTCGACGCCCAGGTCGTAAACTTTGAAGCCGTTGGCGGTGAACATCGTGCCCACGAGCGACTTCCCAATTTCGTGGATGTCGCCGTGGACCGTGCCGATGACGACCGTTCCTGCGTTGGCCATATGTTCGTCTCGAGAGAGAAGCTCGGGCTCGAGGATGTCCATCGATTCCTGCATGGCTCGGGCCGCGATGAGAAGATTGGGCAGGAAATATTCTCCGCTGGAGAATTTCTCTCCCGCCTGATCCATCCCCGGCACCAGCCCCCGGTCGATCACCGTCAGCGGTTCCATTCCCGCAGCGAGGGCGTCCCGGGTCAATTTCGCAGCGGCTTCGTAATCCCCGACGAGCACGGCCTGCGTGAGCTGCGTTAGAAGATCATCTGTCATGATTCACTCCTCGTTTACTCTCCAAATATATCGAGCGCAGGCAGCTCAGTCATGCCGAAGCTTTGCGCCGCTTTGGCCGTGATCTGCCGCAATTCCGCGCGCATCTCATCCGTAAGCGCGAGCGGTTTGTAGTCCTTTAAAAGCTGTTCGACTCTCGCAGCCGCACGCTGCGCGGCCGAGTGTTTTCCCGACCGTTCCCAGGCGTCCAGGGATCCTCGATCGACGACCTGAGAGGGGATGTAAAACTCTTCCTTGAACCAGCGCAGAGTCTGCGGATGAGTGAGGTAGTCCGCCCGATGACCCAGTTCGCGCATGACGGACAGCGCCAGCGTTTCTTCGCGCGCTTCGATTCCGGCGAGCAAGCGTTTGGCCATGCCGATGATTTCGGCATCGAGCACCAGTTTTTCGAAGCTCTGGCAGCTCTCGAAGTCCATCATACCCGCGCCGGAAACCATGTTGATGCCTGCCAGCGCAGCCAGGATCGTCCCGCCGGCGGCTTCCATACCCGCCTGCGCATCGACGATCTTGGAGTCGGTCATGCCCAGATAGGCGTGCGTGGGAAGACTCAGCGACTTGCCCACCTGACTGTAGGCGCAGTCGATCATCCAGGTGCCCATGGCGCCCATGGGAGTGGTTCCCGTACGCATGTCGAAGACCGCGGGAGAACCGCCCCACACGATCGGCGCACCCGCGTTTGCCAGTTGGCAAATCACCACGCCGCTCAAACATTCCGCGGCGTGCTGCACGACGGCCCCCGCCAGGGTGACCGGCGCGGTGGCGCCGGCCAACGGCATGGAAACCAGCTCGGCGGGAATGTTGGCTCGAGCGCAGTCGATCAGATTCTGGCAGGTGAGATCGCTCCAGAGCAGCGGGGGAGAGGGGCATACGTCGAAAACCGCAACCGGCTTCTGCGCCAGATCCTTTTCGCCCCCCACCCTGGTTACCAGCAGCTCCCGCATCGTCCACCAGGTATCCTTGCGGAACGCCCCGGTGACGATCGGCTTGCGGATGAAATTCAACGCCAGATAGAGACGGTACAGATCGCCGATTTCCTCCGGCACGTCGGCGCAGATCAGCGCCGTACTCTGGGCATCCAGTTGGGGGAGGACTTCCACCAGTTGTACGAAACGCACGAAGTCTTGCGTCAGCGGTGGACGCTGCGTTTGAGTTTCATGGTCGAGCAGATTGATCGCAGCCGAACCGGGATCGAAATGCACCGCGTCCCCGCCGTAATGCACGGCCGGTCGGCCATCGAAGTCGTACAGGTCGAAGTCGGATGGCGCCGTATCCAGCGCTGTCTGCACCATCTTTTCCGGAATGGCTGCGATTTGCGAATCAAAATCGACCTGCGCGCCGCCTTCCGCCAGTAGCTCCAAGGCTTCTTGATTGTGAACCCGCACGCCGGGATCGAGCAGCAGCGCGTGGGCTTCCTCCAGGATGGTTTGAATCAGATCGTCGCTCAGGATCTTGAACTGTGGGCGCATCACTTCGCTCCTCGATTTCGAAATCGGGTACCGCTGCAGAATCCGTGCGATGCCGGAATGAATCAGCGTAAGAAAACCGGCACACGGCAATGACCGCATTATATCCCAGGTTCAAGGCCTACCGCACTGCGTGTACGCCGCAAAGTGAACCCCGGCACCTCGCCTACAAACATCGCTCCTCAAACCCGTTAAAAGCGCAGAGCCCGAGCTGACTCGGGCCCTGCCTCATCAATCGTGGGTCGATTGAAATTACTTTGCCTTGACGGACTTTACGGAGATCATCTTGGGTTTCTCGGCTTCAGATTTCGGCAGCGTGATGGTAAGCACGCCGTCCTCGAAATCCGCCTTTGCCTTGTCGGCGTCCACGCCGACCGGCAAGGTGATGCTGCGGGAGAAACTACCCATGCGGCGCTCGCGCACGAAATAATCACGATCCTTTTCCTCGTGCTCGGACTCGGTCTCTCCGCTGATGCTCAGGGTGTCACCCGTGACCGAAATCTGGATGTCCTCCGGTTTCAATCCCGGCACGGTTGCCTTGACGTGCACTTCCTCGTCCGTTTGATAGACGTCAATGGGGATCAATGTGGTGTGACCATTCGTCTCGAACACCGGAGTGTAGAAAGACTGATCCATCAAACGATCGAGCATGTTGTGCATGCTGCGCATTTCCCGAAAAGGCTGCCAACGTGTAAGTTCTGTCATTGCTACACCTCCCAATCGTTATTGGTACAGATTTTCTTTCAATTTTCATCATACGCCCGGAAGGTTAGATGAACATCAACGAAAGGTTAGAAAAATGTCAACAAGGTGTCCGTCCGTGACACAAACTCATCAAACGAAAAACGAGGGCGCCTTCATGCCCTCGTCTCGTTACCCATTCATTTTATAAAGTGGAAATCACTCGCCGCTCGTCGCTCCGGGTGTGGGCGGCGCCTCCAACGTGGGTGTGGCTTCCGCGGTAGCTTCTCCTGTGCCGGGCGTCCCCTCACCTTCCGCGGGGACCTCCTCGGTCACCACCTCGGGTGTGGCGGTGGGCAGCAGCTGGACGAAATCATCGCGCGTATTTTCGACCAAAGACTGTGCAGCGAACTCGGAGACACGCACGTAGTACGGCGACTCAGACGAGCTCACCACGTAGCTGCTGCTTTCCTCATCGTATGCGCCCACGTGTAGCGTGATCGTGTTGTCCGCCGTTTCGATCATCAGCGTGGCCAGCGGTTCGGCCAGCCCGAAGGCAGCCTCATCTTCCAAACCCAAGGGTTCCGTCATGTTGATCGATGCGGCCCGGGTTTCGAGATTCGACATCGCCGAGGCGTTGAGCTGCTCGCCCTCCGCCAGGCCGACGAGGTTCCAGTTCCCTTCCTCGTCCTTCTCGAATTCGAAAGTGCCGTTGGCGTTCTTGAGACGAATCGATTGGATCTCTTCCCGCGGTACGCTGAGATAGACCGTGTCGACCCAGGAGGCGGCGTCGGCGTTTGCCTGATGCGCCGCGATGGCATCGGTGAGATAGATATCGAGGTCCCCCTCCAGGCGCACGTGTGCGCTGCCGAAGCTGGGCGCAGAACCGAGGTAGATCGTGCGCAGCGTCGCCGCCGCGGAAGACAACACGATCTTGCGCTCGAATTCGTCCGCGGCCACCTTCAAACGCCGCTGGCTGGATTCGGTTTGGGCGATCAGCCGGCTGGTATCGATGGCCAACAGCCCGTCGATCAACGTGTCGACCTTGTCGCTGAGGACCGGATAATCGTCGATGTCGGGAAGCACCCAGCCGGCTTCGGTGCGGGCGAGCGTGATTGCGTCCCCATCTCCGTCCTCGATGAAAATCTGCTGAACTTCATCGGCGGACAAGTCCGGCAGCAGCGGTTCGCCGCTTTCGGGCGCGGCTGCGGATCGCGGCCAGAAGACGACGCCCGTCAACGCGATCTGGAGTACCAAGAGTATGCTGAGTATCTGTATATTCTTTTTCATCATTCAACCTCAGTCCTTTGATCGCCGGGAAGACTTGGTGAGGGTCTCCTTGAACGAGAACATCGGTTCTTCGTGCGTTCTCCTGTGGTTCCACACTACGCCGATGCCGAGTAGCGCAATCAATGCGATGCCGTAATTCAATCCCTCCCACAGCGACTGTTCGCCCTCGACCATGGGCTCCAGCACGCGAACCTGCATGCCGCGGGCGCGGATATCCAGCAAATCCAGATCCTCCACGCTCCAATCCACAGCGTTTTGGACGAATTGAAGATTGTTGCGGTAGCGCTCGCCGGACATGTCGCTGGAAAGGCCCAGAACGGCGTCATCGAGGAACTCGCTGCTGCCGACGACCACCAGGCGTGCGGATTCGGCGGAGGTATCGATGCGCGTGACAACGCCCTGCGGCTCCCCCTCCTCCGTGCCCGTGTCCTGTGTTATGGGAACCGGCTGGTCCTTGAAGTAGCTATCGAACACCCCGGCGACTGAAACGGCCAGCGGATAGGATTGCTGATCTTCCCCGACCCCAAATCCGTTATCCGGGTAGAAGTCGAAGTTCGGCTGGATAATCGTGTCGTATTTCAACCAAGAACGCCGGCTGGATTGCAGCAGTACGTGCACGTCCCTCTCGGCGTTTACTTCTTCGGCCACCGTGATTGGAGAAGTCCAATGCACCGTGATGGCGGGCAAATTGGAGACGATGGGACTGTCGGTGTCCATGCCGTCCTGGCGCACGTCGACGAAGAAGGGGTAATCGATGAGCTGGATTTCCTGCACCGTCATGCCCCCGACGTTCCGCATCACCGGGACGGGGAAAGGCTCGTTCTGCGGATCCATCACCAGGGACGGCTCGACCGTGATGCCGAAGCTTGCCAGCCAATCGTGCAGCGTACCGCTGAGTGGCACCAGCCCGAGACCCCCCGACATCTGGTCCACCTGAATCCCGTAGAGTCCCGCGGCCACGATCACCGAACCGCCGCGCATCAGGAACTGATCGACGGCAAAGACCCCCACATCGCTGAGATTCTGCGGACCGACCAATACCAGCACTTCGATATCCGTCGGAACGCTGCCGCTGGAAAGGTCGACGGACTGCACTTCGTAGTCCTGACGCAGCTGCGTGCTGATCATGTTCCACGTTGAAATCGGATTCTGCGTGTTGCCAAACATGTCCTGCGTGGGAATCGCCGGCGGAACCCAGAGGCCGACCACCTTCAAGAACCCCGGCGAGGCGCGTTTGAGCGCCGATTCGATGTTGGCGCGGATATCGCCTTCCGTCATGTCCATGGTCGGATAGATGATTTCGACTTCATCGCCGACTTCCAGAACCATGTAGTAATAGAAAACCTCGTCGGAAAAGAGTTCCACGGCAATCGGCTGCAGTCCGTAACGATCGTACAAATCCTGCTGGGTGACCGTGGTATCCGTATCCATGTTGACCACGCGGTATTCGAATTTTCCAGGAGACTGCTCTTCGATCTCTCCGGCAACCGTCTGGACGGTGCTGATGCTGTCCCGCAGATCTTCGGGGACGGTGCTCGGCGTCACATACAGCGTCAGAGTCGCCGGTTCGCTCATGGCGGCCAGCACGGCGTCGACGCTTTGAAAACCGTACACCACTTTCTTGATCGAACGGGTGAGATCGTATTCGAGATTGCGCAGATGGACGTCGAGCGTGTTGTCCGGTAGGGTCTCCACCTCGATCAGGTCGCCGTAATTCAGGACCACACTTTGATCTCCGTAGCGCATGAGGATGTTGAAGTAGGAGTTAATCACCGAAGCCTCGTAGCGTCCGGAAATCTGGAACGGGGTCGGCCGGATGCCGTAGGTCTGGTTGGCTTCGGCTTCGATATCCGGATCCGTTGCCGGATCGACGATGTCCACTTCAAGCTTACCGCCTGCGGCGATTTGATATTCGCGCAGCATGTCGCGTATCTGGGGGATCAGCGGCGCGAGCAGCGGATGCGTTTTCTCGCTGAAGTAGCCGCGTATCAGCAGCGGTTCCTGCAGATCGGCCAACAGATCACGCGTCGCCTGCGAGAGACTGTACTCTTTTTGTTCGGTGAGATCGAGGCGGGCGCCCCGCAGAGGGTACATCCACACGTTGACGAAGACCAGATTGACGACCACCAGCGCGGTGACCAGGTTGGCGTTCTTGCGATGCTCGAGCGTCCTCGAACCCGTGCTCCAACGGATGCGATCGAGCGAAGCGACGTTGAGGACCAGGAACACGCCGGTCAACGAGAGGTAGTACACCAGGTCGCGCAGGTCGATCACACCTCGTTCGATGCTTTCGAAGCGGCTGCTTGTGGCGATCGATTTCACCAACTCCGCCGACGCATCCGGCAGCAGGTCCGTGATCCCGCTCGAACCCAGCAGGTAGAAGACTCCGCAGATCAAAACCGTCGCCATCAGCGCCACGATCTGGTTATCGGTACGGGAGGAGACGAACAGGCCGATCGCGGTGTAGCTGCAGGCCAGCAGGATGGCGGCCAGATATCCACCGGCCACCGGCCCCCAATCCAGATCGCCGAGCAAGGCGACGGTGATGGGCAAGGTGAGCGTCAAAACCAGGGCCACGACCACCAGGGTCACCACGGCCAGGAATTTACCGATCACGAGCTGGATGTGGGAGACGGGCAGTGTGAGCAGAATCTCCAGCGTGCCCGAGCGCTGCTCCTCGCTCCACTGGCGCATGGTCAGCGCCGCGACGAGGATGATCATCAAAAGCGGCATGGAGCGGAAAAGCGGCCGTACGTCGGCGATGCCGCGGGCGAAGAATGCGTCCACCCAGAAGAACGAAAACAGCGCAGCCGCCAGGAAGAACCCGACGAAGATCAGCGCCATCGGCGAGCCGAAGTAGCCGCTCAGTTCTTTTCGTAGAATTGAATAAATCTGTCTCATGTCAACCTCACCCCGTCGTCGCTAGTTCGTTGAAAACCGTTTCGAGTGTCTGCCGGTCGGGGCGCAGTTCGCGCAGCGGCCAATCCTCATGACGCGCCAGCTGGAAGATCGCCGGGCAGAGATCGGCGGCTTCCTTACCCGATTGGCTGTGTATGTAGTACTGCGTGTGCCCGTCCTGGTTTCTCGTGACTTCCAGATCCTGGACGTTCGCCAGCCCTCTCAGGGACTCTTGCGCGCCTTTGACTCTTTTATCGAGCACCAACACAACGTTCGAAGTCGCCGCCAATTCGGAGAGCCGCGCATCGGCCCGGATCTCGCCGTTGATCAGGATGATGACCCGATCGCACAACGCCTCCACCTCGGAAAGGATGTGGGTGGAGAAGAGGATCGTGCTCTCCTTGGACAGACGGCGGATCAACGAACGCACTTCGACCATCTGCGTCGGATCCAGCCCGATCGTGGGTTCGTCCAGGATCAGGATTGGAGGATGATGCAGGATTGCCTGGGCCAATCCCACCCGCTGACGCAAGCCCTTGCTCAACTGGCCGATGGGCCGCACGATGTAATCCTGCAGGCCGGTGGCCTGAATCGCATCGCGCATGCGATCCGCTTTCTCCGTCTCCGGGATCTGGCGCAGATCGGCCATCATCTGCAGGTAGGACTGGACGCTGAGTTCCGGATAGAGCGGTGCGCTTTCGGGAAGGTAGCCGATGCGAGCCTGGACTTCCTGCGGCTTTTCGAGCACGTCGATGCCGTCGATCGTGGCATCACCTTCGTCCGGCTGCAGGTAGCCCGTGAGGATCTTGATCATCGTCGTTTTCCCGGCTCCGTTGGGACCCAGCAAGCCGACGTTTTCGCCGTTGGCAATTTTGTAGGACGCTTTTCGCAAAGCCTCGATGCTGTCGTACGATTTACTCACGTTCTTTACTTCGATCATGGATGCTCCTTACCCTCCGTGGAAGCTGAAGGGATTCGACGAAAAAGCTCGTGGTCGCGGGTGGAAGATAAACGTCCACCTGGAGATTTGACCGGCGACCAAAAATAAATTCTACCCCAACTCTCCAACATTGGAGAAGAACATACAATTCTTTCACACGTGACGCTGCGCCCAGCGAATCTCGCACGAGTCGAAACGCATCGCCAGCCACCCATTCAATCCTGAACTCGATCGGTCACCTCGATGAAGTCGTAGGGATGGCTGGCG
The DNA window shown above is from Anaerolineales bacterium and carries:
- a CDS encoding LiaF-related protein, encoding MEEKERTFRYRSLFWPIVFIGVGLLWLLANLNLIPREGWLTLLRFWPIFLIAIGLDIMLGRQSRLIGGAIGISVVALALVLALAGPQMGFVPSTSATTDVIAEPLGAAETAQIDLDLSLGETTIEALEDSTNLLEAEITHLGDLEFSVRGEQEKIIRLSEQEHNLSFNWFDIFEDQNLRWDVALSPAIPLNVSIDGGVGESGLDFSQLEIINLQIDSGVGDMTITLPATGSKYSVDVEVGVGRVELRLEDGIDAALDIEGGVGDTIIVVPPGVGVKLIGEIGVGNINVPGSYSHTSTDEDRVVGESGVWESSNFDDAAHRITITFNGGVGNLTLR
- a CDS encoding corrinoid protein; the encoded protein is MTDDLLTQLTQAVLVGDYEAAAKLTRDALAAGMEPLTVIDRGLVPGMDQAGEKFSSGEYFLPNLLIAARAMQESMDILEPELLSRDEHMANAGTVVIGTVHGDIHEIGKSLVGTMFTANGFKVYDLGVDVPVETFVDCVRDTNADILGLSALLTTTMVVQREVIEALSVAGLREDVKVLVGGAPVSAAWAQEIGADGYAADAVAAVRLAQQVLGRTPDSE
- a CDS encoding trimethylamine methyltransferase family protein, which codes for MRPQFKILSDDLIQTILEEAHALLLDPGVRVHNQEALELLAEGGAQVDFDSQIAAIPEKMVQTALDTAPSDFDLYDFDGRPAVHYGGDAVHFDPGSAAINLLDHETQTQRPPLTQDFVRFVQLVEVLPQLDAQSTALICADVPEEIGDLYRLYLALNFIRKPIVTGAFRKDTWWTMRELLVTRVGGEKDLAQKPVAVFDVCPSPPLLWSDLTCQNLIDCARANIPAELVSMPLAGATAPVTLAGAVVQHAAECLSGVVICQLANAGAPIVWGGSPAVFDMRTGTTPMGAMGTWMIDCAYSQVGKSLSLPTHAYLGMTDSKIVDAQAGMEAAGGTILAALAGINMVSGAGMMDFESCQSFEKLVLDAEIIGMAKRLLAGIEAREETLALSVMRELGHRADYLTHPQTLRWFKEEFYIPSQVVDRGSLDAWERSGKHSAAQRAAARVEQLLKDYKPLALTDEMRAELRQITAKAAQSFGMTELPALDIFGE
- a CDS encoding Hsp20/alpha crystallin family protein, whose protein sequence is MTELTRWQPFREMRSMHNMLDRLMDQSFYTPVFETNGHTTLIPIDVYQTDEEVHVKATVPGLKPEDIQISVTGDTLSISGETESEHEEKDRDYFVRERRMGSFSRSITLPVGVDADKAKADFEDGVLTITLPKSEAEKPKMISVKSVKAK
- a CDS encoding DUF4340 domain-containing protein, with the translated sequence MMKKNIQILSILLVLQIALTGVVFWPRSAAAPESGEPLLPDLSADEVQQIFIEDGDGDAITLARTEAGWVLPDIDDYPVLSDKVDTLIDGLLAIDTSRLIAQTESSQRRLKVAADEFERKIVLSSAAATLRTIYLGSAPSFGSAHVRLEGDLDIYLTDAIAAHQANADAASWVDTVYLSVPREEIQSIRLKNANGTFEFEKDEEGNWNLVGLAEGEQLNASAMSNLETRAASINMTEPLGLEDEAAFGLAEPLATLMIETADNTITLHVGAYDEESSSYVVSSSESPYYVRVSEFAAQSLVENTRDDFVQLLPTATPEVVTEEVPAEGEGTPGTGEATAEATPTLEAPPTPGATSGE
- a CDS encoding Gldg family protein, which encodes MRQIYSILRKELSGYFGSPMALIFVGFFLAAALFSFFWVDAFFARGIADVRPLFRSMPLLMIILVAALTMRQWSEEQRSGTLEILLTLPVSHIQLVIGKFLAVVTLVVVALVLTLTLPITVALLGDLDWGPVAGGYLAAILLACSYTAIGLFVSSRTDNQIVALMATVLICGVFYLLGSSGITDLLPDASAELVKSIATSSRFESIERGVIDLRDLVYYLSLTGVFLVLNVASLDRIRWSTGSRTLEHRKNANLVTALVVVNLVFVNVWMYPLRGARLDLTEQKEYSLSQATRDLLADLQEPLLIRGYFSEKTHPLLAPLIPQIRDMLREYQIAAGGKLEVDIVDPATDPDIEAEANQTYGIRPTPFQISGRYEASVINSYFNILMRYGDQSVVLNYGDLIEVETLPDNTLDVHLRNLEYDLTRSIKKVVYGFQSVDAVLAAMSEPATLTLYVTPSTVPEDLRDSISTVQTVAGEIEEQSPGKFEYRVVNMDTDTTVTQQDLYDRYGLQPIAVELFSDEVFYYYMVLEVGDEVEIIYPTMDMTEGDIRANIESALKRASPGFLKVVGLWVPPAIPTQDMFGNTQNPISTWNMISTQLRQDYEVQSVDLSSGSVPTDIEVLVLVGPQNLSDVGVFAVDQFLMRGGSVIVAAGLYGIQVDQMSGGLGLVPLSGTLHDWLASFGITVEPSLVMDPQNEPFPVPVMRNVGGMTVQEIQLIDYPFFVDVRQDGMDTDSPIVSNLPAITVHWTSPITVAEEVNAERDVHVLLQSSRRSWLKYDTIIQPNFDFYPDNGFGVGEDQQSYPLAVSVAGVFDSYFKDQPVPITQDTGTEEGEPQGVVTRIDTSAESARLVVVGSSEFLDDAVLGLSSDMSGERYRNNLQFVQNAVDWSVEDLDLLDIRARGMQVRVLEPMVEGEQSLWEGLNYGIALIALLGIGVVWNHRRTHEEPMFSFKETLTKSSRRSKD
- a CDS encoding ATP-binding cassette domain-containing protein, with protein sequence MIEVKNVSKSYDSIEALRKASYKIANGENVGLLGPNGAGKTTMIKILTGYLQPDEGDATIDGIDVLEKPQEVQARIGYLPESAPLYPELSVQSYLQMMADLRQIPETEKADRMRDAIQATGLQDYIVRPIGQLSKGLRQRVGLAQAILHHPPILILDEPTIGLDPTQMVEVRSLIRRLSKESTILFSTHILSEVEALCDRVIILINGEIRADARLSELAATSNVVLVLDKRVKGAQESLRGLANVQDLEVTRNQDGHTQYYIHSQSGKEAADLCPAIFQLARHEDWPLRELRPDRQTLETVFNELATTG